Sequence from the Cyanobacteria bacterium GSL.Bin1 genome:
ACGAAACACTGCTAAACGAGGGCGTTCGGCAGTTCCTTCCACTTTGCGCCGAATCCGACGATGGCGCTGTTTGATCAGTTCTTTGCGATTGTTCTTCATGATTTCTATTTCTTCCCTGCTTTACCCGCTTTTTGTCGGACTTGTTCTCCCAGAAAGCGAATCCCTTTCCCTTTGTAGGGTTCTGGCGGACGAACAGCGCGAATGGTTGCTGTCAAGTTACCGACCAATTCTTTATTAATGCCACTAATAATGATTTCTGTATTTTTTTCCACGTTAATTTGAATCCCGTCGGGGGGGGTGATTTCAACGGGGTGGCTGTAACCGACGTTCAAGATTAAGTTGCGTCCTTGCACTTGCGCCCGATACCCTACCCCTTGAATTTGGAGGCGTCGTTCAAACCCTTGGGAGACCCCATGCACCATATTGGCAACGAGAGTGCGAGCTAAACCATGACGTTCCCGTGCTTTACGAGAATCATTGACTCGCTGTACCAAAATTTGATTGTCTTCTTGTTCAATGGTGACAAAATCAGGCATGGTCTGTTCTAATTCCCCTTTCGGTCCTTTGACTTTCACCTGTTTGCCATCAACGGTGATTTCTACTTTTTGGGGAATAGGAATCGGCAATTTACCAATCCGTGACATAATCAATGACTCCTTCAATCAATTCTGAATTTACCAGACATAGCAGAGAATTTCCCCGCCAATGCCCCGCTTACGGGCTTCGCGATCCGTCATAATACCGCTGGAGGTGGAGATAATGGCAATGCCAATTCCACCAAGGACGCGGGGCAGCTCTTTATGATTGGAATAGACTCTCAAACCCGGTCGACTCACCCGCATCAGTTTCTTGATAATGGGTTTGCGATTACGACCTTGATATCGTAACGAAATTAACACTTGTTTTTTCAAGCCTTCACCGACTTCTTCATAGCTATCGATAAAGCCTTCTTCTTTCAAAACGCGAGCAATGTTGCGGTTCATTTTGTTGTAAGGAACAACGGTTGTTTCGTGTTGAACCATGCAAGCATTGCGAATCCGCGTGAGCATATCCGAGATGGTATCTGTCGAGGCCATTAGTTGCTGTTTTCCCTCCTGTTCAAAGTACTTGAGAAGATTTATTGTTCTCGGAAGGGCATTCCCATCGCTTTGAGTAGGGCGCGACCTTCTTCATCGGTTTTGGCGGTAGTGATGATGGCAATATCCATCCCACGAATTTGATCAATATTGTCGTATTCAATTTCCGGGAAAAGAATTTGTTCTCGCAAGCCTAAGTTATAGTTACCGCGTCCATCAAAGCTGCGGGGACTAATCCCGCGAAAGTCCCGAATTCTAGGCAGGGCAACGTTGATTAAACGATCGAGGAAAGCATACATCCGTTCCCCCCGTAAGGTAACCATGACCCCGACGGGCATACCCTGGCGGACTTTAAAGCCCGCGATCGCTTTTTTTGCCCGAGTGACCACCGGTTTTTGACCGGTAATGGTGGCAATTTCTTGAACTGATAATTCTAAGGCTTTGGCATTTTGAGAAGCTTCTCCTAATCCTCGGTTCACGGTGACTTTCACCAATTTCGGAATTTCATGAACATTGCTGTAACTAAACTCTTTTTGGAGTTGGGGAGCAATGGTGTCAAAATAAGTCGTTTTTAGTCGCTGTGTCATAGTTTTTAGTCTCAAGTGAGTTTCCTGGGCTTGGTCAGGAATTGAGAAAGTTTAAAGTTAATCAATGATTTCGCCGGTTTTTTTGAGCATCCTCACTTTACGTCCATCTTCGGTGTAGGTATAGCTAATCCGAGAGGCGCAAGATTCTTTGTTGGAATAGAGCATCACGTTAGAGCTATGAATGGGGGCTTCAAAGGTGATAATTTGCCCTTTTTCCCCTTCTTGGGTGGGTTTTTGGTGCTTGGTCCGCACATTCACTCCTTCCACCACAACTCGTGATTCTTTCGGGATCACTCGTTGAATTTCGCCGACTTTGCCTTTGTCTTTTCCGGAAATGACTTGCACCGTGTCGCCTTTTTTGACGTGCATTTTGTACCGTTTCGGGGTGGTTTGCGTCCGATTTTTTCTAGGCATCTTACAAAACCTCCGGCGCTAGAGAAACAATTTTGGTAAAGTTTTTGTCCCGCAGTTCCCGAGCGACAGGACCGAAGACCCGGGTTCCTCTGGGATTATTATCGGCGTTGATAATGACTGCTGCGTTATCGTCAAAGCGAATACTCATCCCACTGTCTCGGCGTTCAGGATAACGAGTCCGTACAATCACGGCACGGATAATGTCAGATTTTTTCACTTGCATGTTGGGGAGGGCATCTTTGACAACGCCAATAATCACATCCCCAATTCGCCCGTAAGGACAGTTACCGGCGCGCATCACACGCAAGCATTGGATTTTACGAGCACCGCTGTTGTCAGCAACGTTAAGAATGGTCTCTTGTTGGATCATTGTTCTTCTGGTTCTGAGGTAAGAGCTTGAGGCGGTTCTTGACCGCTAGCCGATTCGATAATAGCTGCAACCGTCCAACGTTTGGTTTTTGAAAGAGGACGGGTTTCTTGGATGCGAACGCGATCGCCTTCTTGACAATCGTTGTTCTCATCGTGGACTTTGTAGCGTTTAGTCGTAACAACGGTTTTGCCATATTTCCGACTGGGGGCACGGTTTTCTACCGCTACCACAACGGTTTTCTGCATTTTGTTACTGACCACAACGCCAATCCGTTCTTTGGTTGTCATGGTTTATTTATTCCTCCGCTGTGTTGGATGAGGGAGTGGCTTGAGCAATTTCTCGTTCCCGTTCGACGGTGAGCAATTGCGCAATGCGATGCTTAAGATGCTTAAATTCATGAGGTTTCGCCTGATCTTCTTGGCGAGTTCCCTGTTTAAAGCGCAAATTGAAGAGTTCTCGTTTGGCAGCAATGATTTCTTGGGAGAGTTCTTCATCGCTTAACGCCCGTGCATCAGCAATTTTAGGTAAAGGCATAATTCCTCCTTATTCTTCACGGACTAAAAACTTCGTTTTGATCGGGAGTTTTTGGGCCGCCAGGCGCATTGCTTCTTGGGCAACGTCTTTATTCACGCCACCAATTTCAAACATGATGCGACCCGGTTTAACAACAGCGACCCAATATTCGGGGTTACCTTTCCCGGATCCCATCCGCGTTTCTGCCGCCCGCATGGTAATGGGTTTATCAGGAAAAATCCGAATCCAAATTTTTCCACCCCGACGGAGGTAGCGGTTCATCGCCCGACGAGCGGCTTCAATTTGGCGAGAGTTAATCCAGCAGGGTTCAATCGCTTGCAGGGCAAAATCACCAAAGTTGATGGTGTTCCCACGGTGAGAGAGCCCTTTCATTCGCCCTCTTTGTTGTTTCCGAAATTTTGTTCGCTTAGGACTTAGCATTGTTTTTTCTTACTTTGTTATCTGTCCTTTGTCCTTAGCCCTCGGTTATGACGTAACCAATGACTAATGACCAGTGACGAATGACTAATTTTCACCAGAACGATCTTCAAATTTTTGACGACGCGGTTGGCGACGGGGAGTTGGGGACGCTTCGGCTTGTTGGTCTTCGTCTTCGGGAAGAATTTCTCCTTTGAAGACCCAGACTTTGACGCCTAAAATGCCGTAGATGGTTTCTGCGGTGCGATAAGCATAATCAATATCGGCTCGGAGCGTATGTAGGGGCACCCGTCCTTCTCGTGTCCATTCCGTACGAGCAATTTCTGCTCCGTTGAGTCGCCCGCTGATTTGAATTTTGATGCCTTGTACTTCGGCACGCTGCGCCCGTTGCATGGCTTGACGAACGACGCGACGGAAGGAAACCCGACGTTCGAGCTGCTGAGTAATGTATTCTGCGATTAAAACCGCATCCGCATCAACACGAGCAACTTCACTAACATTGATACTAATTTGCCGGTTTCCACCAAGGAGCTGCTGGAGCCCAACGCGCAGAGATTCAATGCCGCTGCCGCCACGACCTACGACCACCCCAGGACGAGCGGTGTGAATTTGCAGGCTAATTTGATCGGCTTTGCGCTCAATTTCTGTGGCAGAAATCCCTGCATTATTCAGGGTTTTGTCGATGTAATTCCGAATTTGGAAGTCTTCTTGTAAGAGTTCGGGATAGCGCTTGGAATCGGCATACCAACAGGAAAGATGCTCTTTGGTAATGCCGAGTCGCAACCCGGTTGGATGAATCTTTTGTCCCATAATGTTTCTATTCTTCGGTAGTTGGCGCGACAGCGATGGTAATGTGACAGGTGGGTTTACGGATTTGGTAAGCACGTCCTTGGGCGCGAGGACGGAACCGTCTCAGGGTCGGTCCGCCATCGGCATAGGCTTTACTAATGATCAAGTTGGCGCGATCGAGCCCTTGATTATGCTCGGCATTAGCTGCTGCTGAACGCAGTGCCTTTAAAACCGGGTCACAGGCGCGGTACGGCATAAATTCTAAAATAATTAGCGCTTCTCGATAGGAGCGACCGCGAATTTGGTCTAGCACCCGTCGCACTTTATGGGGAGACATTCGGATATAGCGCGCGATCGCTTTGGTTTCAACACTGGTATCTACTGGCATAGTTTCCTCGCTAATTCTCTAACTTATCTCCGCGCTTTTTTATCGCTTTTGGCGTGTCCCTTAAAGGTG
This genomic interval carries:
- the rplF gene encoding 50S ribosomal protein L6 → MSRIGKLPIPIPQKVEITVDGKQVKVKGPKGELEQTMPDFVTIEQEDNQILVQRVNDSRKARERHGLARTLVANMVHGVSQGFERRLQIQGVGYRAQVQGRNLILNVGYSHPVEITPPDGIQINVEKNTEIIISGINKELVGNLTATIRAVRPPEPYKGKGIRFLGEQVRQKAGKAGKK
- the rpsH gene encoding 30S ribosomal protein S8, whose amino-acid sequence is MASTDTISDMLTRIRNACMVQHETTVVPYNKMNRNIARVLKEEGFIDSYEEVGEGLKKQVLISLRYQGRNRKPIIKKLMRVSRPGLRVYSNHKELPRVLGGIGIAIISTSSGIMTDREARKRGIGGEILCYVW
- the rplE gene encoding 50S ribosomal protein L5, whose amino-acid sequence is MTQRLKTTYFDTIAPQLQKEFSYSNVHEIPKLVKVTVNRGLGEASQNAKALELSVQEIATITGQKPVVTRAKKAIAGFKVRQGMPVGVMVTLRGERMYAFLDRLINVALPRIRDFRGISPRSFDGRGNYNLGLREQILFPEIEYDNIDQIRGMDIAIITTAKTDEEGRALLKAMGMPFREQ
- a CDS encoding 50S ribosomal protein L24, whose translation is MPRKNRTQTTPKRYKMHVKKGDTVQVISGKDKGKVGEIQRVIPKESRVVVEGVNVRTKHQKPTQEGEKGQIITFEAPIHSSNVMLYSNKESCASRISYTYTEDGRKVRMLKKTGEIID
- the rplN gene encoding 50S ribosomal protein L14, producing the protein MIQQETILNVADNSGARKIQCLRVMRAGNCPYGRIGDVIIGVVKDALPNMQVKKSDIIRAVIVRTRYPERRDSGMSIRFDDNAAVIINADNNPRGTRVFGPVARELRDKNFTKIVSLAPEVL
- the rpsQ gene encoding 30S ribosomal protein S17, with amino-acid sequence MTTKERIGVVVSNKMQKTVVVAVENRAPSRKYGKTVVTTKRYKVHDENNDCQEGDRVRIQETRPLSKTKRWTVAAIIESASGQEPPQALTSEPEEQ
- a CDS encoding 50S ribosomal protein L29, whose product is MPLPKIADARALSDEELSQEIIAAKRELFNLRFKQGTRQEDQAKPHEFKHLKHRIAQLLTVEREREIAQATPSSNTAEE
- the rplP gene encoding 50S ribosomal protein L16; its protein translation is MLSPKRTKFRKQQRGRMKGLSHRGNTINFGDFALQAIEPCWINSRQIEAARRAMNRYLRRGGKIWIRIFPDKPITMRAAETRMGSGKGNPEYWVAVVKPGRIMFEIGGVNKDVAQEAMRLAAQKLPIKTKFLVREE
- the rpsC gene encoding 30S ribosomal protein S3, whose product is MGQKIHPTGLRLGITKEHLSCWYADSKRYPELLQEDFQIRNYIDKTLNNAGISATEIERKADQISLQIHTARPGVVVGRGGSGIESLRVGLQQLLGGNRQISINVSEVARVDADAVLIAEYITQQLERRVSFRRVVRQAMQRAQRAEVQGIKIQISGRLNGAEIARTEWTREGRVPLHTLRADIDYAYRTAETIYGILGVKVWVFKGEILPEDEDQQAEASPTPRRQPRRQKFEDRSGEN
- the rplV gene encoding 50S ribosomal protein L22, whose product is MPVDTSVETKAIARYIRMSPHKVRRVLDQIRGRSYREALIILEFMPYRACDPVLKALRSAAANAEHNQGLDRANLIISKAYADGGPTLRRFRPRAQGRAYQIRKPTCHITIAVAPTTEE